CTAAGTCTTTCTTGAAAGAAATATAGTATAAACTATTGTTTGATGGTCTGAGCAAGCGCTTTGACACCTTCAAGTACTTCTACCGGCAAAGCAAAGATCACTGTTTTGGATGGATCTGGATTAATTTTTTCAATAGTCTGTAAAGTACGCATCGAGATACCGCCGGGTGTAGAACTTAATATTTTAGCGGCTTGAGCTAAACGTTCGGAGGCTTGAAATTCACCCTCGGCGCGAATGATGATAGCCCGACGTTCTCGTTCTGATTCCGCTTGCTTGGCCATGACGCGTTTCATATCAGCCGGTAACTCAATGTCTTGAATTTTAATGTCGGTTACTAGAATACCCCAAGATTGGGTGGCCGCTACAACTATTTTTTGAATCTCTTCAGCGATTTTTTCTCGTTCGGATAACAACGCATCAAGTTCAATGCCACCAATCACATCGCGTAAAGCCGCTTGAGCATATTGCGAAACGGCTAGGGTGTAATCTTTAATATTCAGAATAGCATTTTCAGCTGATTGCACTTGAAAATACACTACGGCATTGATACCAACTGGCACATTATCTTTAGTAATGACTTCTTGCTGTGGAATATCGGTGGTGGTGATACGCATATCAATCTTTATCATGCGTTGAAAACCGAGAAAAATCCATGTCAGACCCGGTTGTCTGGTGCTAGTGTATTTACCCAGTGTTAAAATCACAGCACGATCATACTGATCGATAATTCTTAAGCCGAGCAGAATATAACCGCCGACAAATATAACCGGAAAAAACAGTATTGATAAGATTGAAATAATAATTTCCATAGGGGGTTGTTACTAATTAAATTTACATCGCAAACGGATTCCAACTAAACACGTTTCGGCCAGTTCCATTGACCACGACAATAGCATTATTATCTTTTATCTCAACGCGATAAGATTTTCTGATATTGTGATAACTAGTTTGCTTCAATAACCTGAAATCATTGTGTCTGGCGTTATAGCTATAAACTCTTAAGTACACTATTGATCCGCGATGAGCCGATATCACAATTTCATCAGTATCAATCGAGCTGTTTAAATTACGAATCGCTGGTTTACGCCAGTGTAATTTTGGTGACAATTTTATTTTTTTCATGACTTCACCGGCTGTGTTATAAATATGCATGGAAGAGCCAGATTTATTTTTAATGGCTAACACGTAGGTTG
The sequence above is a segment of the Patescibacteria group bacterium genome. Coding sequences within it:
- a CDS encoding slipin family protein yields the protein MEIIISILSILFFPVIFVGGYILLGLRIIDQYDRAVILTLGKYTSTRQPGLTWIFLGFQRMIKIDMRITTTDIPQQEVITKDNVPVGINAVVYFQVQSAENAILNIKDYTLAVSQYAQAALRDVIGGIELDALLSEREKIAEEIQKIVVAATQSWGILVTDIKIQDIELPADMKRVMAKQAESERERRAIIIRAEGEFQASERLAQAAKILSSTPGGISMRTLQTIEKINPDPSKTVIFALPVEVLEGVKALAQTIKQ